The following proteins come from a genomic window of Pyxidicoccus sp. MSG2:
- a CDS encoding pyridoxamine 5'-phosphate oxidase family protein — protein sequence MEQTRENTTKPAHGVAPGDRQEFESLLKDYDVALLTTRGSDGHFHTRPMALSRKRKSGSEIWFATWVDTQKVQDLETDPHCSLAFHSTENSATYLSVSGTVEIVRDRQVIHELWEADWKPWFPKGPDEGDIALLRFVPEHAEYVHPAGGKLQVLFSTAKALVTKQRPELAPKKELDLQH from the coding sequence ATGGAACAGACGCGCGAGAACACGACGAAGCCGGCGCATGGAGTCGCTCCGGGAGACCGCCAGGAGTTCGAGTCCCTGCTGAAGGACTACGACGTGGCCCTCCTCACCACGCGCGGCAGCGACGGGCACTTCCACACGCGGCCCATGGCCCTGTCCAGGAAGCGCAAGTCCGGCTCCGAAATCTGGTTCGCCACCTGGGTGGACACGCAGAAGGTGCAGGACCTGGAGACGGACCCGCACTGCTCGCTCGCCTTCCACTCGACCGAGAACAGCGCCACGTATCTCTCCGTGTCGGGCACCGTGGAAATCGTCCGCGACCGGCAGGTCATCCACGAATTGTGGGAGGCGGACTGGAAGCCGTGGTTCCCCAAGGGCCCCGACGAGGGCGACATCGCCCTGCTGCGCTTCGTCCCCGAGCACGCCGAGTACGTCCACCCCGCGGGAGGCAAGCTCCAGGTCCTCTTCAGCACCGCCAAGGCCCTGGTGACGAAGCAGCGCCCCGAGCTTGCGCCAAAGAAGGAGCTGGACCTGCAACACTAA
- a CDS encoding glycosyltransferase, with the protein MSRILIATSPEKGHLNPMIGVAQWLRRLGHTVGWLCIPEPAPQLARLGVEVLHLPHPEAPAPAIETGGEALARLVLDEVALGKWIRGLLIDAVPALLEPVRRVVRDFRPDLMALDGMQYAAVLAAHELGIPWAGVSSALSLLEPPLDYGLKRNVRALAPERQALFARHGFDARFRNCECLSPRLNVIFSTEAFLGSDAGVPPATHLVGPSTPLTERGDEVDFPWERLGAKPVVYVSFGSQISWQPELFRTIAEAAAPLGVTLVLSAGELADTEFSRSLPGDVVAVPYVPQRQLLPRASAFVSHGGANSVMEAMTAGVPLLLLPICNDQPIQAHFLTKSGAGLALEPRTLTVEACRAALRQLLEPGTPLRQKLAAISATYQARDGAKEAAERIAGLAA; encoded by the coding sequence ATGTCCCGAATCCTGATTGCCACCTCGCCCGAGAAGGGCCACCTCAACCCGATGATTGGCGTGGCGCAGTGGCTGCGCCGCCTGGGGCACACCGTGGGCTGGCTCTGCATCCCCGAGCCCGCGCCCCAGCTCGCCCGACTCGGCGTGGAGGTCCTCCACCTGCCCCATCCCGAAGCCCCGGCCCCCGCAATCGAGACGGGCGGAGAGGCCCTGGCACGGCTCGTCCTCGACGAGGTGGCGCTGGGAAAGTGGATTCGCGGCCTGCTCATCGACGCGGTGCCCGCGCTGCTCGAGCCCGTGCGAAGGGTGGTCCGCGACTTCCGCCCGGACCTCATGGCGCTGGATGGGATGCAGTACGCCGCCGTGCTCGCCGCGCACGAGCTGGGCATTCCGTGGGCCGGCGTGTCGTCGGCGCTCTCGCTGCTGGAGCCGCCCCTGGACTACGGCCTCAAGCGCAACGTGCGCGCGCTGGCGCCGGAGCGGCAGGCGCTGTTCGCCCGGCACGGCTTCGACGCGCGCTTCCGCAACTGCGAGTGCCTCTCGCCGCGCCTCAACGTCATCTTCTCCACCGAGGCCTTCCTCGGCTCCGATGCCGGAGTGCCACCCGCCACACACCTCGTCGGCCCCTCGACTCCACTCACCGAGCGAGGTGACGAGGTGGACTTCCCCTGGGAGCGCCTGGGCGCGAAGCCGGTGGTGTACGTGTCCTTCGGCAGCCAGATTTCGTGGCAGCCGGAGCTGTTCCGCACCATCGCCGAGGCCGCCGCCCCGCTCGGCGTCACGCTGGTGCTCAGCGCGGGCGAGCTGGCCGACACGGAGTTCTCCCGCTCGCTGCCCGGGGACGTCGTCGCCGTGCCGTACGTGCCGCAGCGACAGCTCCTGCCGCGAGCCTCGGCCTTCGTCTCGCATGGGGGCGCCAACTCGGTGATGGAGGCGATGACCGCGGGAGTGCCGCTGCTGCTGTTGCCCATCTGCAACGACCAGCCCATCCAGGCGCACTTCCTCACGAAGTCGGGCGCGGGGCTCGCGCTGGAGCCGCGCACGCTCACGGTGGAGGCGTGCCGCGCCGCGCTCCGCCAGCTCCTGGAGCCCGGCACGCCGCTGCGCCAGAAGCTGGCCGCCATCTCCGCCACCTACCAGGCGCGCGACGGAGCGAAGGAAGCCGCCGAGCGCATCGCCGGGCTCGCGGCATGA
- a CDS encoding ROK family protein: MSRSPHGWDVRRHVPEGVTSLEVWNLPVLGHELWELLGAARVERDRSEGVPESMIAFHLLPVLAGALAELVPRHDADAVWLCGGLACLEGFAELVEEATAALPFPVYVAEDPRFAAARAGLRLLEPLRLASPVAIDVGQTSIKCASPSGQRVFERDTAAVPFRLIGTPRPEDGHHVRAAVRFIGDALHTFVEQAVPLDALCLALPCPLDAALMPGGCTYGWEGHAPLVADVLHAAGLTGPERGGTVLVLNDAELAAEAARYDTRLADNPRVLCLTLGFGPGGALLERG, translated from the coding sequence ATGAGCCGGAGCCCGCACGGCTGGGACGTCCGGCGCCATGTGCCCGAGGGTGTGACGTCGCTGGAGGTGTGGAACCTCCCGGTGCTCGGACACGAGCTGTGGGAGCTGCTCGGCGCCGCGCGGGTGGAGAGGGACCGGAGCGAGGGCGTTCCCGAGTCGATGATTGCCTTCCACCTGCTCCCCGTGCTCGCCGGAGCGCTGGCGGAGCTGGTGCCCCGGCATGACGCGGACGCAGTGTGGCTCTGCGGCGGGCTGGCGTGTCTCGAAGGCTTCGCGGAGCTGGTGGAGGAGGCCACGGCGGCGCTTCCCTTTCCCGTGTACGTCGCCGAGGACCCGCGCTTCGCCGCCGCGCGCGCGGGCCTGCGTTTGCTGGAGCCGCTGCGACTGGCGAGCCCGGTGGCCATCGACGTGGGGCAGACCAGCATCAAGTGCGCGAGCCCCAGCGGCCAGCGCGTCTTCGAGCGAGACACCGCCGCGGTGCCGTTCCGCCTCATCGGCACGCCGCGCCCGGAGGACGGACACCACGTGCGCGCGGCGGTGCGCTTCATCGGAGACGCCCTGCACACCTTCGTGGAGCAGGCAGTGCCTCTGGACGCGCTGTGCCTCGCGCTCCCGTGCCCGCTCGATGCCGCGCTGATGCCTGGAGGCTGCACCTACGGCTGGGAAGGACACGCGCCGCTGGTGGCAGACGTGCTTCACGCTGCCGGACTCACGGGCCCGGAGCGCGGCGGCACGGTGCTGGTGCTCAACGACGCGGAGCTGGCCGCGGAGGCCGCGCGATACGACACGCGGCTCGCGGACAACCCGCGCGTGCTGTGCCTCACGCTCGGGTTCGGCCCGGGAGGGGCGCTGCTCGAACGGGGTTAG